In Geobacter anodireducens, a genomic segment contains:
- a CDS encoding sodium:solute symporter translates to MNDPQKPCDVNFFRPRKGYMTGEVAIIAAVLVGWAVVNFGFQGLLALLAQSPDGEGILTRLTFLSFPWHFWFTGQFLPLWFIILCVLFNIYIDRHTEQHSRRRDRSHD, encoded by the coding sequence ATGAACGATCCGCAAAAACCTTGCGACGTAAATTTCTTCCGTCCGAGAAAAGGCTACATGACCGGCGAGGTGGCCATCATCGCTGCCGTGCTGGTGGGGTGGGCCGTGGTCAACTTCGGCTTCCAGGGCCTACTGGCGCTCCTGGCCCAGTCGCCCGACGGCGAAGGGATTCTCACGAGGCTCACCTTTCTGTCATTTCCCTGGCACTTCTGGTTCACGGGCCAGTTCCTTCCCCTCTGGTTCATCATCCTCTGCGTCCTCTTCAACATCTATATTGACCGGCACACCGAGCAGCACAGCCGCAGGAGGGACCGCAGCCATGACTGA
- a CDS encoding pseudouridine synthase, giving the protein MAHDEHDSRYLTAELPGTGGLFKETPGDFLVEEIPLYLPCGEGEHTYALIEKQGITTLEALRRLCRATGAPERDTGYAGMKDARGITRQTVSLPRVTPAEVMGLDIPGIRILSAERHRNKLRLGHLAGNRFLIRLRETVPDAADRARTILDVLTRRGVPNRFGEQRYGIQGNNHLVGRAMLAGDWRGAVELLMGDPAKVEGEQWRAAIEAYRQGDLAGSLGLFPGHCRTERDVLQRLAKRPDDFERAFHGVHPRLKKLYLSACQSALFDRVLEARLQAIDHVMEGDLAWKHDNGACFLVIDAKAEAPRAERFEISPTGPLFGCRMTSPEGEPAEREKGILDAAGLTPANFNLAGGLRMEGERRPLRVPLEGPELSCEEEDLVLRFSLPRGSYATAVLREVMKRPGNGA; this is encoded by the coding sequence GTGGCGCACGATGAGCACGACAGCCGCTACCTGACCGCAGAGCTTCCCGGCACGGGCGGCCTCTTCAAGGAAACGCCCGGGGATTTCCTGGTGGAGGAGATCCCCCTCTACCTCCCCTGCGGCGAAGGCGAGCATACCTATGCACTGATCGAAAAACAGGGCATCACCACCCTGGAGGCCCTCAGACGTCTCTGTCGCGCCACGGGCGCCCCCGAGCGGGACACGGGCTATGCCGGCATGAAGGATGCCAGGGGGATAACCCGGCAGACGGTTTCACTGCCGCGGGTGACACCGGCAGAGGTGATGGGGCTCGACATACCGGGCATCCGGATCCTGTCCGCGGAACGGCACAGGAACAAGCTGCGCCTGGGTCATCTGGCCGGCAACCGCTTCCTGATCCGGCTCCGGGAAACGGTCCCCGACGCGGCCGACCGGGCCCGGACCATCCTTGACGTTCTCACCCGGCGCGGGGTCCCCAACCGCTTCGGCGAACAGCGCTACGGCATCCAGGGAAACAACCACCTGGTGGGCCGGGCCATGCTGGCCGGCGACTGGCGCGGAGCCGTGGAGCTCCTGATGGGCGACCCGGCAAAGGTGGAGGGCGAACAGTGGCGGGCCGCCATCGAAGCCTACCGACAGGGCGACCTGGCAGGGAGTCTCGGCCTCTTTCCCGGCCACTGCCGGACCGAGCGGGACGTGCTCCAGCGCCTGGCAAAACGCCCGGACGACTTTGAGCGCGCCTTCCACGGGGTCCACCCCCGGCTCAAGAAGCTCTACCTCTCGGCCTGCCAGTCGGCCCTCTTCGACCGGGTTCTGGAGGCCCGGCTCCAGGCCATCGACCACGTGATGGAGGGGGACCTGGCCTGGAAACACGATAACGGCGCCTGCTTCCTGGTGATCGATGCCAAGGCCGAGGCACCCCGGGCCGAGCGATTCGAGATATCCCCCACCGGCCCCCTCTTCGGCTGCCGCATGACCTCTCCCGAAGGGGAACCGGCGGAACGGGAAAAGGGCATCCTCGATGCGGCGGGACTCACGCCGGCAAATTTCAACCTGGCCGGCGGGCTGCGGATGGAGGGGGAACGCCGCCCCCTGAGGGTTCCCCTGGAGGGACCCGAGCTATCCTGCGAGGAGGAAGACCTGGTGCTCCGGTTCTCGCTGCCCCGGGGAAGCTATGCCACGGCAGTGCTGCGGGAGGTCATGAAGCGCCCGGGAAACGGCGCCTGA
- a CDS encoding tRNA (guanine-N7)-methyltransferase: protein MQRIIPIESPFFLVPSELGSPADWSAVFGNDNPLALEIGCGIGDFIARTALDHPTTNFIAIDYYNKGCLKTCSRLERHGITNVRVVRAEARQFIVERIPKGSLAAVYINCPDPWPKKRHRKRRLVNPQFVRFIRDYLVPGGDFHFTTDFDDYGEDVADFMPRQPGYANMLAPDIFRHELEGYHLSKYMQKFMAEGKQIYFVHYRTTMEG from the coding sequence ATGCAGCGCATCATCCCCATCGAATCACCCTTTTTCCTCGTTCCGTCAGAGCTTGGCTCCCCCGCGGACTGGTCGGCCGTATTCGGCAACGACAACCCCCTGGCCCTGGAGATCGGCTGCGGCATCGGCGACTTCATCGCCCGGACCGCCCTCGATCACCCCACAACCAACTTTATCGCCATCGACTATTACAACAAGGGATGCCTCAAGACCTGCAGCCGGTTGGAGCGGCACGGTATCACCAACGTGCGGGTTGTGCGGGCCGAGGCCCGCCAGTTCATCGTGGAGCGGATTCCCAAGGGATCGCTGGCGGCGGTTTACATCAACTGCCCCGATCCGTGGCCCAAAAAGCGGCACCGCAAGCGCCGGCTCGTGAATCCGCAGTTCGTCCGGTTCATCCGGGACTACCTGGTGCCGGGGGGTGATTTCCATTTTACCACCGATTTCGACGACTACGGCGAGGACGTGGCCGACTTCATGCCCCGGCAGCCGGGCTACGCGAACATGCTGGCCCCTGACATCTTTCGGCACGAACTGGAAGGCTATCACCTCTCCAAGTACATGCAGAAGTTCATGGCCGAGGGAAAACAGATCTACTTCGTCCACTACCGCACGACGATGGAGGGGTGA
- a CDS encoding RNA helicase, whose amino-acid sequence MKFADLSLPEQVMQGVADAGFSDCTPIQEKTLPLSLGGKDVAGQAQTGTGKTAAFLISLFTKLLRSGRGGERRHPRALILAPTRELVVQIEKDAQVLGAHCGFTIQAIYGGVDYMKQKNALKEGADVVVGTPGRLIDYLKQKVYSLKEIEVLVIDEADRMFDMGFIADLRFILRRLPPYDKRQNLMFSATLNQRVMELAYEFMNVPEKVAVTPEQMTAERVEQVLYHVGRKEKFPLLLGLLRREGMARTMIFVNTKREAEFLDERLNANDFPCRVISGDVEQRKRLKILEDFKDGTLPILIATDVASRGLHIDGVSHVINYDLPQDAEDYVHRIGRTARAGAEGKAISMADEDGAFHLEAIHEYIKDKIPVEWAEDELFVHDFKRVKPRPKGQETRAKGPTRHGRKHPEAEKKEPEGEKKKRRRPRRKKNPADGGGGTPPAAE is encoded by the coding sequence ATGAAATTTGCCGACTTGAGCCTGCCCGAGCAGGTTATGCAGGGGGTGGCGGACGCGGGCTTCAGCGACTGCACCCCCATTCAGGAAAAAACCCTGCCCCTCTCGCTGGGGGGAAAGGATGTGGCCGGCCAGGCCCAGACCGGCACCGGCAAGACCGCGGCCTTCCTGATCAGCCTCTTTACCAAGCTCCTCCGTTCCGGGCGGGGAGGAGAGCGCCGCCATCCCCGCGCCCTGATCCTCGCCCCCACCCGCGAGCTGGTGGTCCAGATCGAGAAGGACGCCCAGGTGCTCGGCGCCCACTGCGGGTTCACCATCCAGGCCATCTACGGCGGGGTGGACTACATGAAGCAGAAAAACGCCCTCAAGGAGGGGGCCGACGTGGTGGTCGGCACGCCGGGACGGCTCATCGACTACCTGAAGCAGAAGGTTTACTCGCTCAAGGAGATCGAGGTGCTGGTCATCGACGAGGCGGACCGGATGTTCGACATGGGCTTCATCGCCGACCTCCGTTTCATCCTCCGGCGCCTTCCCCCCTACGACAAGAGGCAGAACCTGATGTTCTCCGCCACCCTGAACCAGCGCGTGATGGAGCTTGCCTACGAGTTCATGAACGTCCCCGAGAAGGTGGCGGTCACCCCCGAACAGATGACGGCCGAGCGGGTGGAGCAGGTCCTCTACCACGTGGGACGGAAGGAGAAGTTTCCGCTGCTGCTGGGGCTCTTGCGCAGAGAAGGGATGGCGCGGACCATGATTTTCGTCAACACCAAGCGTGAAGCGGAGTTCCTGGATGAGCGGCTCAACGCCAACGATTTCCCCTGCCGGGTCATCTCCGGCGACGTGGAACAGCGCAAGCGACTGAAAATACTGGAAGATTTCAAGGACGGCACACTGCCGATCCTGATCGCCACCGATGTGGCCTCGCGGGGGCTCCACATCGACGGGGTCTCCCACGTCATCAACTACGATCTCCCCCAGGACGCGGAGGACTACGTCCACCGCATCGGCCGCACCGCCCGGGCCGGCGCCGAGGGGAAAGCGATTTCCATGGCCGACGAGGACGGTGCGTTCCATCTGGAGGCGATCCACGAGTACATCAAGGACAAGATCCCGGTGGAGTGGGCCGAAGACGAGCTCTTCGTGCATGATTTCAAGCGGGTGAAGCCGCGGCCCAAGGGCCAGGAGACCCGGGCCAAGGGTCCCACCCGTCACGGCAGGAAGCACCCGGAGGCCGAGAAGAAGGAGCCGGAAGGGGAGAAGAAGAAACGGCGCCGGCCCCGTCGCAAAAAGAATCCGGCTGACGGCGGGGGGGGCACGCCTCCGGCCGCGGAGTAG
- a CDS encoding aminobenzoate synthetase, which translates to MSGTPTVMLASFDAERHTASYRFEEFVEAVTALTPAQVVPALRRVEEMVAGGLHAAGFVSYEAAPGLDESLTTREPAPDTPLVWFGLFRRRVGFAPRFPEHEEDVSPGYETSQWSATLQREPYLESVGRIRQYITAGDCYQVNFTFRQQFRFSGDPLAWFHDLCRAQRAPFCAVIDTGPLRVLSTSPELFFDLRQGTLTCRPMKGTARRGRWRAEDEELRAGLAASEKERAENLMIVDLLRNDMGMVAETGSVRVESLFDVESLETLHQMTSTITARPRAGVGLAELFGALFPCGSVTGAPKRRSMNIIRELEDSPRGIYTGAIGYVSPAAQGAPTPFEATFSVAIRTAVLDTASGQGQLGIGSGVTIGSTPSSEYDECLAKSRFAQMRIPDFQLVETLLHEEGAGFFLLERHLARLYRSAAHFGIPLRLGSLQQVLTRRAALMEGRQRVRVLVNRRGAFTIQESPLAEASCPEPAPVCFAATAVDPADQFLYHKTTYRPLYRHELAAAPHCADVIFVNRHGEVTEGTTANLAARIDGEMVTPPLAAGILPGTFREELLAEGAIRERSISREELEHCREIYLINSVRRWRPVSLLP; encoded by the coding sequence ATGAGCGGCACGCCCACGGTCATGCTCGCCTCCTTCGATGCCGAGCGGCACACGGCCTCGTACCGGTTCGAGGAGTTCGTGGAGGCGGTGACGGCCCTGACCCCTGCCCAGGTCGTGCCGGCCCTGCGCCGGGTGGAAGAGATGGTGGCCGGCGGGCTCCACGCAGCGGGGTTCGTCAGTTATGAGGCGGCGCCCGGCCTGGACGAATCCCTGACGACCCGCGAACCGGCGCCGGACACCCCCCTGGTCTGGTTCGGCCTGTTCCGCCGCCGCGTCGGCTTTGCGCCCCGGTTCCCCGAACATGAGGAGGATGTGTCCCCCGGCTACGAGACCTCCCAGTGGAGCGCCACGCTCCAGCGGGAGCCCTACCTGGAGTCTGTCGGTCGGATCAGGCAGTACATAACGGCCGGCGACTGCTATCAGGTCAACTTCACCTTCCGCCAGCAGTTCCGCTTCTCGGGCGATCCCCTGGCCTGGTTCCACGATCTCTGCCGGGCCCAGCGGGCCCCGTTCTGCGCCGTTATCGACACGGGCCCGCTCCGGGTCCTCTCCACCTCGCCCGAACTGTTCTTCGACCTGCGCCAGGGGACCCTCACCTGCCGCCCCATGAAGGGGACCGCCCGCAGGGGACGCTGGCGGGCCGAAGACGAGGAGTTGCGCGCGGGCCTTGCCGCCAGCGAGAAGGAGCGGGCCGAGAACCTGATGATCGTCGACCTGCTGCGCAACGACATGGGGATGGTGGCGGAAACGGGTTCGGTGCGGGTGGAGTCGCTCTTTGACGTGGAGAGCCTCGAAACGCTCCACCAGATGACCTCCACCATCACGGCCCGGCCACGGGCCGGGGTCGGCCTCGCCGAGCTCTTCGGGGCGCTCTTTCCCTGCGGCTCGGTGACCGGAGCGCCCAAGCGGCGGAGCATGAATATCATCCGGGAGTTGGAGGACTCGCCCCGGGGGATCTACACCGGCGCCATCGGCTATGTCTCACCGGCCGCCCAGGGGGCTCCTACTCCCTTTGAGGCGACGTTCAGCGTGGCCATCAGGACCGCGGTCCTCGACACGGCATCGGGTCAAGGCCAACTGGGCATCGGCAGCGGTGTGACCATCGGCTCGACCCCATCGTCGGAATACGACGAATGTCTGGCAAAAAGCCGCTTTGCACAGATGCGTATCCCCGATTTCCAGTTGGTGGAGACACTGCTCCACGAGGAAGGAGCGGGATTTTTCCTGCTGGAACGCCACCTGGCGCGACTCTATCGATCAGCCGCCCATTTCGGGATCCCGCTCCGGCTCGGCAGCCTTCAGCAGGTCCTGACCCGTCGGGCAGCGCTCATGGAGGGCCGGCAAAGGGTACGCGTCCTGGTGAACCGGCGGGGGGCGTTCACCATCCAGGAATCGCCGCTGGCCGAAGCATCCTGCCCGGAACCGGCCCCTGTCTGCTTTGCGGCCACGGCAGTTGACCCGGCCGATCAGTTCCTCTACCACAAGACCACCTACCGCCCTCTCTACCGGCACGAGCTGGCAGCGGCGCCCCACTGCGCAGACGTCATCTTCGTGAACAGGCACGGTGAAGTGACCGAGGGAACCACGGCCAACCTGGCCGCCCGCATCGACGGGGAGATGGTCACCCCTCCCCTTGCCGCCGGCATCCTGCCCGGCACCTTCCGGGAGGAGCTTCTGGCCGAGGGGGCCATCCGCGAACGGTCCATCTCGCGGGAGGAGCTCGAGCACTGCCGGGAAATCTATCTCATCAACTCGGTCCGCCGCTGGCGGCCGGTTTCTCTCCTCCCCTGA
- a CDS encoding TIGR02757 family protein, with protein sequence MELKAVLDNLYASRSPRHLANDPLSFCHRYASPADREIAGLLASCLAYGNVKIILRNLATVFGAVGPSPRRFVEEFEPEVGMRLFAGFKHRFNDGRDLCALFLAARTMIEEADTIGDFFLGCHDPEAEDITPSLTEFSSAILAFDYSPVFGTAAIPADSAFRFFFPSPASGSACKRLCMFLRWMVRPDDGIDLGLWKKVSPARLVIPVDTHIHRIARNLGLTARRQADWRTAREITAALRRLDPDDPVKYDFSLCHLGISEGCDGTVTPLCEACPVVKCCAGDLS encoded by the coding sequence GTGGAACTGAAAGCCGTCCTCGACAACCTTTACGCATCCCGCTCTCCCCGCCACCTGGCGAACGATCCCCTTTCCTTCTGCCACCGCTACGCCTCCCCGGCGGACCGGGAGATCGCGGGACTTCTGGCGTCATGCCTTGCCTACGGCAACGTGAAGATCATCCTCAGGAACCTGGCAACAGTCTTCGGGGCAGTGGGGCCGTCACCCCGGCGGTTCGTGGAGGAGTTCGAGCCGGAGGTCGGGATGCGGCTCTTTGCCGGCTTCAAGCACCGCTTCAACGACGGCCGTGACCTCTGCGCCCTTTTCCTGGCTGCCCGGACCATGATCGAGGAGGCCGACACCATCGGCGACTTCTTCCTGGGGTGCCACGACCCGGAGGCCGAAGACATCACCCCCTCCCTCACGGAGTTCAGCTCAGCGATCCTCGCCTTCGACTATTCCCCCGTCTTCGGCACCGCCGCCATCCCGGCCGATTCGGCCTTCCGTTTCTTCTTCCCCTCCCCGGCCTCGGGCAGTGCCTGCAAGCGGCTGTGCATGTTCCTGCGCTGGATGGTGCGTCCCGACGACGGCATCGACCTGGGACTCTGGAAGAAGGTCTCGCCGGCACGGCTCGTGATCCCGGTGGACACCCACATCCACCGCATCGCCCGCAACCTGGGGCTCACCGCCCGGCGGCAGGCCGACTGGCGCACAGCCCGGGAGATCACGGCAGCGCTGCGGCGCCTCGATCCCGACGATCCGGTGAAGTACGACTTTTCCCTCTGCCACCTGGGAATCTCCGAGGGGTGCGACGGCACGGTGACCCCGCTTTGCGAGGCATGCCCGGTGGTAAAATGCTGCGCCGGAGACCTGTCATGA